DNA sequence from the Salifodinibacter halophilus genome:
TCGTGACGATCATGTTGCCCGCGTCCGACTCAGCACGGAAGCTCATGCCGACTTCCAGGTTGTCGACACCTTCGAACGCGTCACGGCTGACGTTCTGGACCAGGTCCTCGTTGTATTGGCCGTAGCCTTCCTCGGGGGTCACGGTCGTTTCGACTTCGTCACCCGGCTCATGGCCGTCGAGGGATTTTTCCAAGCCCGGAATCAGGTTGCTGTGGCCGTGGAGGTAAGAAAGCGGTTGACCATCGGACTGGTCCACGACTTCACCGTCATCGCCGCGCAAAACATAGTGAATCGTCACGACGCTGTCTTGTTGGATTTCCATAGTTCTCGATATTTCCTTTGTGATTTAGGTAAGTTCGTCTGACGACGTTACGATTCAAGTGTCGCCGACAGCGTGATGGTGGCGCCTTCGAACAGACGGGACACAGGGCATGCATTTTTTGCCTCTTCGGCCAGCCGCATGAACGTGTCGTTGTCGATACCCGGCACTTTGCCACGCGTAGTAAGCGCGACCGTTTCGATGGTTGGCGTACCGCTGGTGGAGAATTCGACGTCGGCGTGTGTGTCGACGGCGTCCGGCGGATAGCCTTCACCGGCTAGCATGGCCGAGAACTGCATTGAATAGCAGCCGGCATGGGCTGCGCCGATAAGCTCTTCGGGATTGGTGCCGGCTCCGTTTTCGAATCGAGTGTCGAACGAGAACTGGCCTTCGAATGCGCCGCTACCAAGGCGCATATTGCCGTTGCCGGATTTTAGATCGCCCTGCCAGCGGGCGTCAGCGGTACGGGTAGGCATGCAGACTCCATTGTCCTTAGAGGATTAAATTGTACGCTATAGCCATCGGCTGCCGATGTATCGATCGACCGCGCTAACTAGGTGTTGGCGTCGAGCTAGCCGTGATTCAATAGGCGCGAAGTAAAACCGGTTATCGTGCGCCAATCGCACTTGTTGTGATGCGCCGCATTTGTCGGCACGCACTCGGGCATGATGGCGGTTATCTTATCTAGACATACGAACTGGGGTGCCGGCGTTCCATGATCATTACTCTCGGCATACTGGTGGGCCTCGCGCTTGGCTTGACCGGCGGTGGCGGTTCGATTTTCGCGGTGCCGCTGCTGGTCTATGTGGTCGGCATGCCTGTTCATGCCGCAATCGCTGTGTCGTTGGCGACCGTGGCTGTGACTTCTTTATTCGGCGCGGCGGAAGGTGTCAGCCGTGGGTTGGTCGAGATCCGCGCCGGTTTGATCGTTGCGGTCGCCGGCATGGTGACCGCGCCACTCGGTATTTTAGCCGGCGATTTCGTCGACGAGCGTTGGCTGCTTACCGCATTTGGGATGCTGACGATTATCGTCGCAGTCCGCATGGGGCGCGCCGCGCTGCGCAGTCCGGAAAACACAAATGCCGTGCGTAGTGCGCTGCAACGCGAGCCTGAAGGGCATGGTCTCGAACCGTGCCAGCGCGCAGACAGCAGCGAAGCCGGCGGTTTGCGGCTGCGGCCGCGCTGTGTCGCGCTGCTGGCCTCGATAGGTGGCGGCGTTGGTGTGATTTCTGGTTTTTTCGGTGTCGGCGGCGGGTTTCTGGTCGTGCCGTTTCTGGTGCGCCTGACACGGCTGGGTATGCATCGTGCTGTTGGCACGTCGCTGCTTGTTATCGGTTGCACCGGGATGTCGGGGCTGTTTTCGGCGCTGGTCGTTGGGCGCTCGCTGGATATGAATATTTTGTATCTGTTTCTCGGCGGCAGCCTTGTGGGTATGTTTCTCGGTCGCCGTGTGGCGCGCTATCTAGCCGGCGCCACGTTGCAACTATTGTTCGCAATCGCGCTCGTGGCGATCGGCGCTTTGATTTTGGTTACACGGGCGCACGGCGCACTCGGCTAAGCGGGTTGTCGGTGCAGAATCGCGATGGGTTATGCTCGCGGTATCTGTCGCAACCAGGCATTGATTATGGCGGATGATCGGTCGGCCGAGCGGCCTCTTTACGTACCTTACGCGGGTCCGACGCTCCTCGAGATGCCCCTTTTGAACAAAGGCAGCGCGTTCACGCACGAGGAACGCGACGATTTCAATCTGGTGGGGCTGCTGCCACAGAACGTCGAGACCATCGAGGAGCAGGTTGATCGCGCCTACCGGCAATATTGTCAGTGCGACTCTGATCTGGATAAGCACATCTATCTGCGCGGCATCCAGGATGACAATGAGACGATGTTTTTCCGGCTTTTGGAAAAACATCTTGAGGAGATGCTGCCGGTTATTTACACGCCCACGGTCGGGCAGGCGTGTCAGCGTTTTTCCGAGATCTATCGCAATCATCGGGGGCTGTTTATTTCTTATCCCGATCGCGAACGCATGGACGACATGATTCGCGCGGCGACCAAGGACAACGTCAAAGTCATTGTCGTCACAGACGGCGAACGTATCCTGGGCCTTGGCGACCAAGGGAGCGGTGGGATGAGTATTCCCATCGGCAAGCTGGCGCTGTACACGGTCTGTGGGGGTATCAGCCCGGCCTACACGCTGCCGATTGTTCTCGATGTCGGTACCGACAACCCCGATCTGCTCGCCGATCCTATGTATATGGGGTGGCGCCATAAACGCATCGACGAGGAACAATACAACGATTTCTTGGATCAGTTTGTGCAGGCTGTTAAGCGCCGTTGGCCCAGCGTGCTGCTTCAGTTCGAGGATTTCGATCAGCGCCACGCGCTTCCCTTGTTGGCGCGCTATCGCGATGAGCTGTGTTGTTTCAACGACGACATCCAGGGAACGGCAGCGGTGTGTGTCAGTTCGCTTCTAGCGGCCTGCAAGGCCAAATGTGCGTCGATCACCGAACAGACGATCGTGTTCGCGGGTGCCGGATCCGCAGGTTGCGGCATCGCCGAGCAAGTAGTCGTGGCCATGATGCGGGCTGGTTTGTCGGATGCTGATGCCCGACGCCGTATCTATATGGTCGACCGCGACGGACTGGTCACCGACGATATGAACGGGCTATCGGCATCACAACGTCGCTTCGCCCGGCCGCGCTCGGAAATCCTGGATTGGTCGCATGAAGTTGACGACGAGTTCCAACAGGTTGTGGCCAACGTCTGGCCGACGGTGCTGATTGGTGTGTCGGGGCAGGGTGGGCTGTTCTCGCAGGCCGTGGTCGAAACCATGGCCGAACACTGTGATGATCCGTTCATCATGCCGCTTTCCAACCCTAATTCGAATTCTGAAGCCGCCCCGGCTGATCTTTTGAACTGGACCGGTGGCCGGGCATTAATCGCGACAGGCAGCCCGTTCGATCCGGTGGAGTTTCAGGGGCGCTGGTTGCCAATAGCACAGTGCAATAATGCCTATATCTTTCCGAGTGTCGGCCTTGGCGTGGCGGCGGCGCGGGCCGGGCGCGTTACCGATAATATGTTGATGGCGGCTGCCGAGGAACTCGCCGAGCAGTCGCCACTCGGCCGTAGCGGCCAGGGGGCGCTGCTGCCGGAGTTGGGTGCGATACAGTCAGTGGCAACGGCGGTGGCCCGTGCCGTTGCCGGCCAAGCGCAAAGCGACGGTGTCGCACTGGCCACCAGCAGCGAGTATTTGGACGCCGAGGTGCGACGTTGTTTTTGGAAGCCGCGTTATCGTGGCTATCGCCGCTCGGCATTTTGAGCCGCATGCGAGCGCTACATCATGCGTTGGCTGCAACGCCTGGCAGCCATGTTTCCGACGGCACGGTCATGACATGAGTACGGCGTCACGCACACCTTGGGCGGCCTACGTTGCGGCCATGTGTCAGTACGGTGAAGTCACAGGCCGTGCCGACCGGCGTCAGTTCTGGGGGTTTGCCCTAATTGTTTTGTTGTGGTGGTTGGGCTTTTCGCTGGTCGGCAGCGCACTTGGTGTCACGCTTGAGTTGCCATTTCGCCCCGAGCCGCCACAAGCGCCGGTGCGTCTCGAGATACTCGGCACGCTTGCGGCGTTGCTCCATGTCGTGCCGTTTTGGTCAATCAGCAGCCGGCGTTTGCACGATGTGGGCCTGAGTGCTTGGTGGCTCATATTGGGGATCTTCCCATTGATTGGGCCGCTGATCCTGGCCGGTTTTTTCCTGTGGCCGGGTGATCGCCGGGAAAACGGCTATGGTTCGGTGCCGGAATGAGCTGGTGACTAACTAAACCGTGTATGGACGCGCTCCAACGCGGCCAGCAGCGCGCGCCGGCGTAGAAATAGACTTGGAAAACGGCCACCGCACTGGCGCCAGAGGATGCCGCAACGCACGGCTGCCAGTAATTGCAGGCGGACATAGGGCAGGATCTCGCTATCGCCGAGATAGTCGCGGTTGCCCTGTAAGACGATGCGTGGCCGCAATGGGCTGATGTTGTTCTGGTATGCCGTGTTGAGGATCGCCGTGGCGTTGGCCGGCGGCGCGACCTTGGCACGGTCGATGGCTACCGATAGATTGCTCAGCGTGCTGTCGTCGTGACGTAGCTTGCTGGCGAGTTTTAGCACCTGGCCGATATAGCGCGCGATGCGCTTGTCATCGTTTTTCGCACCGTTGTCGTTTTGCTTGCCCGTCAACTGACGCCGGACATAGGCCAGGCCGTCTTTTAAATTGCCGGTCTCGCCGAAGACTTCACCCACCGTCTCGGGGTTAGTGGCGAAAATAACCTGGCGCGCGACATAGTGGCGTGCCGCGTAGCCGCCGCCAGCCACGGCAAGTTCGTGCGCGTAGAGGGCGAACTGGCATACCCCCGCCAGCGCGAGTATTTGGTCACCTAATACGTCTTGTTGGGCATCATTCATACAGTGGCTCGACCCGGCGTTGTGTCAGTCTCGACGTGCTCGATCTCGGCTGCGCCGAGGCAGCGCTCGTGGTCGTAGAAAACGACGTATTGGCCTTCGGCGATCGAGCCCGGGGGGCGGTCGAAGGTTACGTTGAGCGCGTTGTTGGCAAGTGGTTCGACGCGACAAGCGACAGCTGCTTGGCGATAACGCACCTGGGCCGTGCATTTGAAGGCCCGGGTCGGCGCGTCGATCAACCAATCGCAAGCACTAGTGGTTAATTGTGTCGCGGTCAGTCGCGGATGGTCCGGTTCCTGGGTCACCCAGAGTGTATTGTCGGCCACGGTTTTGTCGGCGACAAACCAGGGACTGGGTTGGGCGCCGGCTACGCCGCCGAGCCCTAGGCCGCGACGTTGGCCCACGGTGTAGGCATGCAGGCCACGGTGTTCGCCGATCAATTGACCATCGAGGGCACCGCCACTGACTCGAATTGGGCCTGGGTCAGTGTTTAAGTAGTTGCGCAGGAAACCTTCGAAATCACGCTCGCCGATAAAACACACGCCAGTGCTGTCGGGTTTGGCGTGGACGTCGAAGCCGGCGGACCGCGCACGCTCGCGCACCTCGGATTTGACCATGTCGCCGAGCGGAAACAGTGTCCGGGCGAGCGTAGTCCGCGGCATCGCGGCCAGGAAATACGATTGATCTTTGCCAGGGTCGCGGCCGCGAAAAAGTGCCGGTTCGGCATCCGCGCTTCCCACACGGGCGTAGTGGCCGGTTGCCACGCGGTCGGCGCCAAGCCGCAATGCGTAGTCGAAAAAGACACCGAATTTGATTTCCCGGTTGCACAACACGTCCGGATTCGGCGTCCGGCCAGCCTGAAGCCGGTCGAGGAAATAGCTGAATACGCGCGCTTTGTAGTTGGCCGAAAAATCCGCACGGTGGAGTGGGATATCTAGCTGGCGGCACACAGCAGCGGCATCATCGAAATCGGCGGCGGCCTGGCAGCGTCCGGTTTCGTCCTCGTCCCAATTGAACATGAAAAGCGCTTCGACGTCGGCGCCGGATTCAACCAGCGTTAGCGCTGCAACAGCGGAATCCACGCCGCCCGATAGGCCGACGATGATCTTTTCGCGTGGTTGGGTAGTAATCGGCTCGGTGGCTCGGTTCAACGCGGGTTATCGTCTGACCGCATGGCGGTCGGATGGGTGTTACGTGTGATTATGAGTCACGTTCGACGAACCCGCCAAGCGTTGAAACAAGCGAAGGCGGATGGAGTGCTTGCAATCTTTTGCGCTGCAAGCCGCTAGCTTGATCGCGATCTACACCACGGACAAAGGTTGTATAGCGAAAGCCGCGCGCCTCGCGTATCCTGCGCGCCAATAACGCTTTGCGAGGAACATTAAAAACTTTGCAGTCCGTGATGCTATTCCCGGGCCAGGGGGCACAGTCCGTCGGCATGCTCGATGACTTGGCGTCGGACCATGCCGCTATTGGCCAGACACTTGATGAGGCCAGCCAGATACTCGATTACGATGTGGCCGCGCTTATTAGCGAAGGTCCCGCGTCGATCGTGGATCAGACGGTTTATACTCAGCCTTTGATGCTGGCGGCAGACGTGGCGATTTATCGTGCATGGCTGGCCGCCGGTGGGCAGAAGCCGTCATTCGTGGCCGGCCACAGCCTGGGTGAGTACGCCGCGCTCGTGGCTGCCGGCGCGTTGTCTTTTGTCGAGGCGCTGTCAGTTACGACACGGCGTGCGCAGGCAATGACCGACGCTGTCGCCGACGTGGAAGTCGCGATGGCTGCAGTCATTGGTCTCGACGACGCCAGCGTTGAAAGCGTCTGTAACAGCGCGGCTGAGGCGAGCGGTGAAATCGTTTCGCCGGCTAATTACAACGCACCGGGGCAGGTCGTTGTTGCGGGTCAGGCCGGTGCCGTGGAAAAAGCCTCAGAACAGGCACGCGAAGCCGGCGCGCGTATGGTGCGGCCAATTGCGGTCAGCGTGCCGTCACATTGCGCGCTGATGCGACCCGCGGTGGCCTCACTCGAGGCGGCGCTCGACGCGACCGAGCTGGCGACACCCGACATCACGGTGTTGCACAACGTCGATGCGGCATCGCGCAGCGAGCGTGCCGATATCCAGCGCGCACTCGTCGAACAACTCTGGCAGCCGGTGCGCTGGGTAGACTGCGTCGAGCGTATGCGTGACGCTGGCGCGAATATGTTTTACGAATGCGGTCCGGGGCGCGTGCTGGCCGGCCTGAACAAACGGATTGATAAGACACTGGACACAGTCTCGCTCGGCGATGCAAGCGCGTTCGACCGCGCTGTGCGTGAGACTGGCTGACGGACTCGAAAAGGGACGACAAGGTGAGAAACGCAACCAACTTGAGCCTCGATGGCCGTGTTGCGCTCGTTACGGGCGCGACGCGCGGTATTGGCGCGGCTATAAGTGACCGGCTGGCGGCCAATGGGGCGTGTGTGATCGGAACGGCGACGCGCGCAGAGGGCGCCGAGGCGATTGGTGCGCGCTTGGCTGACGCTGCTGCACCGGGCGCTGGTTACCAACTCGATGTTGCCGATCCGGCTAGTGTCGAGGCGTTGTTCAAACAGATCAAATCAGACATTGGTCTGCCGTCGATCGTGGTCAATAACGCCGCGGTAACGCACGATGATCTGGCGATGCGCATGTCGGAAGAGGACTGGTCCAGCGTAATCGAAGCGAATCTCAGTGGTGTTTATCGAGTCTCGAAAGCCGCGTTGCGCGGTCTTATGAAGGCCGAGAACGGTCGCATCGTCAACATTTCATCGGTTGTCGGCCAAACGGGCAATGCGGGCCAGATTAATTACAGCGCGGCCAAGGCTGGTCTGCTCGGTCTAACGCGCTCGTTGGCGCGGGAGGTTGGCTCGCGCGCGGTAACCGTGAACGCGGTCGCCCCGGGTTTTATCGATACCGATATGACGCAGGCGCTGGATGCAGCCACGCGTGAGCGCATGCTCGACCAGATCCCGCTGGGCCGCCTGGGCGCGGCTGACGAAGTCGCCGACGCGGTGTCGTTTCTGGCCTCACCGGCGGCTGGCTACATCACTGGCGAGACGTTGTCGGTCAATGGCGGCCTGGATATGGGCGGCTGATCTTGGCGGGCTTTGGCAAATTTATCTAGAATGACGCGCTGTTTTATGGCGGAATCCAGCAGTGCGCTGGTCAATGGGCAATATCCCTTGCGAATCGAAAGGAGAACGCAATGAGTAGTGTTGAAGAACGAGTGCAAAAAATCATCGCTGAGCAATTGTCGGTCAGCGACGATCAAGTGACGGGTAGCGCAGGCTTCGTGGATGACCTGGGCGCTGACTCACTGGACACGGTAGAACTCGTCATGGCGCTCGAAGAAGAGTTCGATATGGAAATACCCGACGAGGAAGCTGAAAAGATCACCACAGTTCAGCGTGCTATCGACTACATCAAGTCCAACGCGTCCCAATAGGTTTTATTCGATAGACTTTTCTCTTGGCCGATCGCTGCGCGCGGTCGGCGATAATGGATTCGCAGGGGCGTGAATTGAGACAAAAGCGCGTAGTCGTCACCGGTGTGGGGATGGTGTCGCCGGTTGGACTCGATGTTGAGTCGAGTTGGCGATCGTTGGTCGCCGGTCGCAGCGGCATTAGTACGATCGATACGTTCGATGTCGACAAGTTTCCAACACGGTTTGGTGGTCCGATCCGTGGTTTCGATCCGACCGACTATATGCCCGCGAAGTCGGTTAAGCGTTTTGATCCGTTTGTGCACTACGGTGTAGCGGCCTCGGTGCAAGCGCTCCGCGACAGCGGTTATCCATTGGATGAGGAACAAAACGACCGTGTCGGGGTTGCCGTCGGTTCCGGTATCGGTGGCATTGGGACGATCCATAACACTTGCGTGTCGTTTCATGATGCCGACTCCAACCCCAAGAAAGTGTCGCCTTTTTTCATCCCGAGCAGTATTGCCAACATGGCAGCGGGTCAGGTCTCGATCCAGCTTGGCTTGAATGGGCCCAATATTGCCGCGGTCTCAGCTTGTACCACCGGCGTTCATAACATCGGCCTGGCGGCTCGTATGATCGCGGCCGGTGATGCTGACGCCATGGTCGCCGGTGGCTGTGAAATGGCGGTCAACCCGATTGGGCTGGCCGGTTTTTGTGCGGCCAAAGCATTATCCTCGCGCAACGACGATCCGGCCGCAGCGAGCCGGCCGTGGGATGCCGATCGCGACGGGTTTGTGCTCTCCGATGGTGCCGGCGTCGTGATGTTGGAAGACATCGACAGTGCCCGTGCTCGCGCCGCGCCGATCTATGGCGAATTGGTCGGTTTTGGAATGAGTGCGGATGCACACCACATCACCATGCCGAGTGGGCACGGCGCCCGCCAGTGTATGAGCAACGCCATCCGCGATGCGGAAATCGATCCCGCGCGCATCGATTACATTAATGCGCACGGCACTTCGACGTCGGGCGGTGATGTGGTTGAAAGCGAGGCGATCGAATCGGTGCTTGGCGATGCCGCGCACGATGCAGCCGTGACTTCGACCAAGTCTATGACTGGCCATATGCTCGGCGCCGCCGGGTCGGCAGAGGCCATCTTTACATTGTTGGCGATGCGCGATCAGATCGCGCCACCGACCATCAATCTGGAGACACCGGACAAAGGCTGTCGTCTCGATTATGTTCCGGGTCAAGCACGCGACATGACCATCGACTACGCGTTGTCCAACTCGTTCGGTTTTGGTGGCACCAACGGTAGTCTGGTGTTTCGCCGCGTCTATTGACTCGCCTGGATCCTACTGACCACACCACGGCAACAGCGAGTGGCAACGATACGCGTGTGAAACAACGCGACGATATTAGTGTGCGTCGTGTAGCGGCCGATGGCATCGATCTCGCCGCGTTAGCGGCCGAACGCCCGGACCGTTATCCCTTCGTTTTCGAATCTAGCGCCGGCGCGGTCGCGCAGAGCCGCTATGACCTCGCACTCGCGTTTCCGGACGACGAAGTTACCGTCGATTCGCCGGTACGCGATGGCGCTGAATTTTTCGCACAACTCGGTACCGGGTGTGGCAACGTCGACTCGTTGCCCGGCGTGCCGTTTATCGGTGGCTGGTTTTTCTATCTCGGCTACGAAATGGCCGGGGCCGTCGAGCCGAGTCTGTCGCTACCGGCAACCGATTCGAGCATGTGGCCCGACGCGTTCGCGGTTCGCTGCCCGGCGGCTATTGTCCATGATAGACAAACCGGCGCCGTCGATCTGGTCTGTGAAACGCCGGACGACGGGCGGCTTGCGGCAATGGCTGCCGACGTGGCCGATACGCCGCCCCTTGAGGCGCCGTCTTCGATCGATGCCGAATGGCGCGAACAGCCGCCGTCTGACTATTGTGCGGCGGTCGACAAGGCCCGCGACTATATTCGCGCCGGTGACATTTTCCAGGCTAACCTGTCGCGCGCTTGGCACGGTCGACTGGCGCGTGAAACCGCACCGGCTGAACTGTATGCCGCTCTGCGTGCCGCCAATCCGGCGCCGTTTTCGGGGCTGTTGCAATGGCGTGACAATGCGCTGATCTCTACTTCGCCCGAACGTTTGACCTCGATCGACGATGGCATAATCCAGACGCGGCCGATTGCCGGCACACGGCCGCGGCGGCCGGATGTCGATCAAGACGCTGTCATCGCCGATCTGCTCGCGAATCCCAAGGAGCGTGCCGAGCACGTGATGTTGATCGACTTGGAGCGTAACGACCTGGGGCGTGTATGCACGCCTGGATCCGTTGCGGTCGATGAGCTTATGGTCGCCGAGTCTTATGCGCGCGTGCACCACATCGTGTCGAACATACGGGGCGCGCTGGCGCCGGAAGTTCGTTATGGCGATGCACTACGCGCGGTGTTCCCGGGCGGTACGATCACGGGGTGTCCCAAGGTGCGCTGCATGCAGATTATCGCCGAATTGGAAGCCGAGCCACGTGGGCCGTATACCGGCACTTTTGGTTATGTCAGCCGGTGTGGCCGACTGGATTCGAATATCGTCATTCGCTCGATCAGTCAGCGTGGGCGTGATCTCACACTTCGCACCGGGGGCGGTATCGTGGCCGACTCGAGCGCAGAGGCCGAATTGGCCGAAACCCGCGCCAAGGCCCGTGGTGTGTTGAACGCGTTCGCCGCGCATGGTGAATGGGTGGATGGGTAGCGAAGCCGACCGCCAAGCCGAACCGTCGGCTGGCGCATCAACATTAGTCGACGGGCATTGGTCCGACCGGATTCCGGCCGATGATCGGGGTCTAACCTATGCCGACGGCATATTTCGGACGCTGACCGTGGCGGCCGACAAGCCTATTGCCTGGCGTGCCCAGTATTGGCAACTCGCGGTCGATTGTTCGGCGCTGGGTCTGCAAGTGCCTGCTGAAGAAGACTTACGTGCCGATCTGGTGAAACTTTTCGCCGACTCAACCGGCGGTGTGGCGCGCATCACGGTGACCCGCAGCGGCGGCGGGCGTGGCTACGCACCACCCGCCGACGCCGGTATTCGTCGCATTGTTACGGCGTCGCCGTGGCCAGGGCACGCGGCGGACAATCAACCGCTGGATCTGTCCATATCGGATATCGCACTCGGCATTCAGCCGGCTCTGGCCGGGATCAAGCATCTCGGTCGGCTGGAGCAGGTGATCGCGCGCGCGGCGTGCCAGCGTGCCGGCGTGGCCGACCTGGCGATGTGTGACGCCGAAGGTTGGTTAGTCTGTACCACGATGCGTAATCTTTTGTTCGTGGATGCCGATGGCGGTGTAACCACACCGGCATTAACCCGCGCCGGCGTGGCGGGCGCGACACGTGCACGCTTGCTGGCTGAACTCGGCGATTCGGTCGCCGAAACAGATATTCGGCCGGGTGATCTCGACGGTTTTGTCGGCGCGATTGCGACCAACAGCGTCACTGGGGTGAGGCCGGTCACCCGTATCGGCGTCAAACATTTCTCTCAAAGCCAGGCTTTCGCCGAGCGTGCGACCGTGATGCTGGCACGAAGTGCTGATGCCTAAAAAACAGAAACGCCGCGGACAGATCTGGATCGTTGCCGGTGTCGCGGCTGTGCTCGCCGGCATCGTGCTGGCGCTGGTTGGCGGCGCGGGCTTTGATGCGTATCGCCTGCTCACCCGGTCGGCGGCGTTGGACAAGCCGGCGCTGATCAATGTCCCGCGCGGCGCCAACTGCGCCAGTGTATCGCAGCGTCTAAGCGATGCCGGTGTCTTCGCTGCAGCGCGGGCGCGTTGGTATTGGCGCGCATATGGCCGACTATCGGGCGAATGCAGTCGCATCAAAAGTGGCCACTATCGCGTCAAGCCGGAGCAGACGCCGCGCGCCGTACTGGCCGCTTTGGCTGCTGGGCAAACGGCGCGCACGCAACTCACGATCGTGCCGGGACGACGGTTCCAACAACTGTTACACAAAATCGAGCGCGATCCCGACATCAAGCACACGCTAGCCGACAAATCGCCGAAACAGGTTATGGCGGCACTTGGCCATGCGGACCGGACCCCGGAAGGCCGTTTTTTGCCGGATACGTATCGCTTCCCGGTGGGGACAACCGACCGTGCGCTTTTGCAACGCGCTTACCAGGCGATGAACGAATTCCTGGATGATGTGTGGCCGAAGCGCGCTGATAACGCCGTGGTTAAAACCCGGTATCAAGCGTTGATTCTGGCCTCGATCATCGAAAAGGAGACTGGTTTGGCGGCCGAACGTAGTCGGATTGCCGGTGTGTTTAGCCGCCGAATGCGTCGGCAAATGCGTCTGCAGAGCGACCCGACGGTCATCTACGGTCAGAAGCTATTCGATCAGGAA
Encoded proteins:
- the fabF gene encoding beta-ketoacyl-ACP synthase II yields the protein MRQKRVVVTGVGMVSPVGLDVESSWRSLVAGRSGISTIDTFDVDKFPTRFGGPIRGFDPTDYMPAKSVKRFDPFVHYGVAASVQALRDSGYPLDEEQNDRVGVAVGSGIGGIGTIHNTCVSFHDADSNPKKVSPFFIPSSIANMAAGQVSIQLGLNGPNIAAVSACTTGVHNIGLAARMIAAGDADAMVAGGCEMAVNPIGLAGFCAAKALSSRNDDPAAASRPWDADRDGFVLSDGAGVVMLEDIDSARARAAPIYGELVGFGMSADAHHITMPSGHGARQCMSNAIRDAEIDPARIDYINAHGTSTSGGDVVESEAIESVLGDAAHDAAVTSTKSMTGHMLGAAGSAEAIFTLLAMRDQIAPPTINLETPDKGCRLDYVPGQARDMTIDYALSNSFGFGGTNGSLVFRRVY
- the mltG gene encoding endolytic transglycosylase MltG, with amino-acid sequence MPKKQKRRGQIWIVAGVAAVLAGIVLALVGGAGFDAYRLLTRSAALDKPALINVPRGANCASVSQRLSDAGVFAAARARWYWRAYGRLSGECSRIKSGHYRVKPEQTPRAVLAALAAGQTARTQLTIVPGRRFQQLLHKIERDPDIKHTLADKSPKQVMAALGHADRTPEGRFLPDTYRFPVGTTDRALLQRAYQAMNEFLDDVWPKRADNAVVKTRYQALILASIIEKETGLAAERSRIAGVFSRRMRRQMRLQSDPTVIYGQKLFDQELTRADLEQDTPFNTYARAGLPPTPIATPSRAAIRAALHPAPGDAMYFVAKGGGRHVFSKTLAGQRAAIRKYRK
- the pabC gene encoding aminodeoxychorismate lyase, with the translated sequence MGSEADRQAEPSAGASTLVDGHWSDRIPADDRGLTYADGIFRTLTVAADKPIAWRAQYWQLAVDCSALGLQVPAEEDLRADLVKLFADSTGGVARITVTRSGGGRGYAPPADAGIRRIVTASPWPGHAADNQPLDLSISDIALGIQPALAGIKHLGRLEQVIARAACQRAGVADLAMCDAEGWLVCTTMRNLLFVDADGGVTTPALTRAGVAGATRARLLAELGDSVAETDIRPGDLDGFVGAIATNSVTGVRPVTRIGVKHFSQSQAFAERATVMLARSADA
- a CDS encoding aminodeoxychorismate synthase component I yields the protein MSVRRVAADGIDLAALAAERPDRYPFVFESSAGAVAQSRYDLALAFPDDEVTVDSPVRDGAEFFAQLGTGCGNVDSLPGVPFIGGWFFYLGYEMAGAVEPSLSLPATDSSMWPDAFAVRCPAAIVHDRQTGAVDLVCETPDDGRLAAMAADVADTPPLEAPSSIDAEWREQPPSDYCAAVDKARDYIRAGDIFQANLSRAWHGRLARETAPAELYAALRAANPAPFSGLLQWRDNALISTSPERLTSIDDGIIQTRPIAGTRPRRPDVDQDAVIADLLANPKERAEHVMLIDLERNDLGRVCTPGSVAVDELMVAESYARVHHIVSNIRGALAPEVRYGDALRAVFPGGTITGCPKVRCMQIIAELEAEPRGPYTGTFGYVSRCGRLDSNIVIRSISQRGRDLTLRTGGGIVADSSAEAELAETRAKARGVLNAFAAHGEWVDG